A part of Chloroflexota bacterium genomic DNA contains:
- the larA gene encoding nickel-dependent lactate racemase, producing the protein MKEFTLPYNHSQLTVHLPDSYQVDFLLPEPLDTLPDADTVFTKALSTPVGIVQPLQSNPNLKVGIAINDKTRPVSHPHPVTYLLTYLDSLGFVPEQIALFLGSGTHKPMPVEELPLILDEETIAKYTIFAHDCDLSPMAQLGTTHYGTPISINQDYVDCDLKFTVGNIEPHHFMGYSGGVKTAAIGLASRETINVNHAMLTQDLTRSGLYSVNPMRQDIEEIGRKIGIHFALGTILNEDKQVLKAFFGEPRAVMQAAIPTVRKMFTLPVQEPYDLVFASPGGYPKDINLYQAQKGLTHAARITRDNGTVILLAGCEEGSGSPSYETYITQMASHQDVIDQFKDGLFKVGPHKAYQIARDAQRVTVILISEIPPESVREWKLTPSQPDKLDALLEWLTTQLPTDTRVAILPAATRTMTEIQHA; encoded by the coding sequence TTGAAAGAATTTACCCTTCCTTACAACCATTCGCAATTAACCGTCCACTTGCCGGATTCTTATCAGGTGGATTTCCTTCTCCCTGAGCCGCTGGATACACTCCCGGACGCCGACACGGTGTTTACCAAAGCCTTATCCACTCCAGTCGGCATCGTCCAACCCCTTCAATCAAATCCAAACCTGAAGGTCGGGATTGCCATCAATGACAAAACCCGCCCGGTCTCCCATCCGCATCCCGTCACCTATCTGCTTACCTATCTAGATTCGTTAGGTTTCGTCCCTGAACAGATCGCTCTCTTCCTGGGCTCCGGCACGCATAAGCCAATGCCGGTGGAAGAATTGCCGCTGATCCTGGACGAGGAGACCATCGCAAAATATACCATTTTCGCCCATGATTGTGACCTTTCTCCAATGGCCCAGCTGGGTACGACTCATTACGGTACGCCCATCTCAATCAATCAGGATTATGTCGATTGTGACCTCAAGTTTACCGTGGGGAATATCGAGCCCCATCACTTCATGGGCTATTCCGGCGGAGTCAAGACCGCTGCGATTGGTTTAGCCAGTCGGGAGACAATCAATGTCAACCATGCCATGCTGACCCAAGACCTGACCCGATCAGGACTCTACAGCGTCAACCCCATGCGGCAGGACATTGAGGAAATCGGCCGGAAAATCGGCATTCATTTTGCCCTGGGAACCATCCTGAACGAGGATAAGCAAGTCCTGAAGGCGTTCTTTGGTGAACCAAGGGCCGTGATGCAGGCCGCTATCCCCACCGTTCGCAAGATGTTCACCCTGCCTGTCCAGGAGCCCTACGACCTTGTCTTTGCCTCCCCCGGCGGTTACCCCAAAGACATCAACCTCTATCAGGCCCAAAAAGGCCTGACCCATGCAGCCCGGATCACCCGGGATAACGGCACCGTGATCCTGCTGGCTGGCTGTGAAGAGGGGTCCGGCAGCCCGTCCTACGAAACTTATATCACCCAGATGGCCTCCCATCAGGACGTGATCGACCAGTTCAAGGATGGCCTCTTCAAGGTGGGCCCGCACAAAGCCTACCAGATCGCCAGAGATGCCCAACGAGTCACTGTGATCCTGATTTCAGAAATTCCCCCTGAGTCCGTTCGGGAATGGAAGCTCACACCCAGCCAACCCGACAAATTGGACGCCCTGTTGGAGTGGCTCACCACCCAATTACCCACCGATACAAGGGTTGCCATCCTTCCCGCGGCCACCCGCACCATGACGGAGATCCAACATGCTTGA